The Candidatus Cybelea sp. sequence AATGCCGCCGCCGAGAGCGAGAATATGTGCCCCCAGCCCCCGAGCCGTGCGGGGATGACCGTGATCGCGGCGATGACGGTCACGTAGATCAGTATGTCCTTCACGAAGGCGATCATCGCCGGTGCGCGCAGGCCGCTCGTGTACGTGTAGGCGGCCAGCAGAACAAAGGCGACGGTCAGCGCGGGGAACGCGTGCATTGCTCCCAGCGTGCTGAACTGGCTGAAGACTGCCCGCATGCCGACGAGCTGTAAGGCGATGTAGGGGAGTGCCGCGACTACTCCGGTAAGCGCAATCGCGATCTCGAGCGCGCGGTCGTTGTAGCGATCGCGCACGAAGTCCGCGGTCGTCACGTAACCGCGATCTCGCGCGATGGTCCAGAACTTCGAAAGCACGATCAGCGCGATGGGATACGCGACCGTCGCGTAGGGCACGGCAAAGAATCCGAGCGCACCGACGCCGTAGACGAGCGCCGGAACGGCGACGAACGTGTAGGCGGTGTAGAGATCGCCGCCGAGCAAGAACCAGGAAACGATCGTTCCGAAGCTGCGCCCGCCCAGTGCCCACTGTTCGAGGTCGCGCAGGTTTGCGCCGCCCCATCGCGCTGCGACGAAGCCGAGCGCCGTTACGCCCGTTACCGAGACGCCGAGGATCAGCGCCGCGCTAGACACGCCCGTCTCTGGTCATCAGCACGACGATTCCGAGAAGGCCGGCGGTCACGAGGACCCACGCCAACTGATACCAGTAGAAGAAGGGCATCCCGAAGAGCGCGGGGGCCGCATGGTTATACAGCGGCGGGATGAGCGTCCCGATAAACGGCAAGACCAGCAGCAGGTACCAGCCGCGACGGCGCATCGGGCGCCTTTCTGCGTGAAGGTCGAACGTCCCGGCGAAGCAAAGCAAGGCCTGCAAGCTCGCAGATGCGTTCCAATGAGAAAGGGTCAGCCTACATGTCCGTAACCCCTCCAGCAAAAGATACTCCGTTCGGGTTAGAGCCGAACGTAGCGGCGGGACTCGCGTATCTTTTCTGCCTGCTCGGCGGCATCGTTATGCTCGTCGGCGGTGGAACCAACAAGTTTGTGAAGTGGGCCGCAGCTCAATCGATCACGATGTGGGCTCTCTACTTCGTCCTCTGGGTCATTTTGGGGTTCATTCACCTTCGGATCCTGTACCCGATCATCTGGCTTCTCTGGATCGTGCTCTGGGTCTGGACCACCGTGACAGGCTTCCAGGGTAAAGAGGTTCGCGTTCCCGGAATCGCCGAGCTCACGACCAGCATCTTCAAGGCTGCACTCTAACCGGATTGCGCGCCCCTCGCGGGCCGCGTATCCGCAGCAGAGGCCGTTCGAAACAGTAGGTCGTTACCGTCGCGAATGCGATGGTCGCCGCAAAGGCAAGTTCGGTATATCGGACTTGCCATTGCGTGTCGTAGTGCGGGTCCCCCCGATACGAGGGGATCTGATGCCATATCATCTCCCGGGCAATCATTTGATGGTAGAGGTAGAGATTGTACGAGATCGTCGCGAGAAAACGCAGCGGCGGATTGTCGAGCAGCACTTGCCACCACTTCGGGCTGAACAGCGACCCCAGCGCGATTAACGCAAAGGCGAGGCCGAAGAGCGCCCGCCCGTGGATCTGCCAGACGCCGGCCCACTGGTCGGCAAAGCGAAAGTCGAAGACGCTCTCCAGCAACATCCAGAGCATCGCGAACCCGCCGAGCGCGACAAGCGGCGCGAGGTTACGCCGCAGCGCCGGCTTCGAGCGGGCGCTGAGCCCGACGAAGAGCTGCGCGCTGAGCATTCCGAAGGCGAAGATATCGAGATAGCCCGGCAGGTTCTCTTCGTACGTGGGAAAGAGCGTTGAAAAACAGCAGTGCGCCATCCAGACGCGCCACGCCCAGGCGATCGCGATCATCGCGCCGGCCGTAACGTACGGACGCCGAGCGAAGCACCACCAGATCAACGGGAAGACGCAATAAAATTCGACCTCGACGGCGAGCGTCCAGAGCACCCCGTTGATCGTTCCGAACCGTTCGGGAAACCAAGTGTGCACGAAGAGAAGGTGCGTCACCAGATCGGGCAGCGGCGCCGCTGAAGGTTGTACTTGCGCGTACCCGACGCAATAGGCGACCGCAATCGAGAGCACGTACGACGGCACGATCTTCATGAAGCGCCGCCAAGCGAAGTGCGCCCACGAGGGCCGCGGTGCGCCGCTGGCCCGCGATCGTACGAACGGATACGAGATAACGAAACCACTCAAAAAGAAGAAGAGCGTAACGCCGGCGAAGCCGGTCGCCGGCAGAAAGGCCAGCGACGGCGGCGGGCTGAGCCAGGAAAACTCCCAGACGTGGTACCAGAGCACGAGCAGAACCGCGAGGCCGCGCAACCCGTCTAAGACGCCGAGTCGCGCCTCCTCGCGAAGGGTTCCGCTTGCGGCCATGCCGCGAAATACGGTCGAACCTCCGGTCGGTCATTCTCAGCACCGTGTCATCCTGAGCCTGTCGAAGGATTGTCGAAGGACGCGTTTTGAACCAATGGGTTGACACAAAGCCGGCCTTTGTATTAGGGTGATGGTACAATGATTCCGCCACACCACCACCACCCCGAGCTCATCCGCCTCACCATGGGACTGGCAATGGCTGCGACCGGCGTCGCCGCGTTGCGCTGGCCGCGATGCTTTGCCGGCATCGCCGGCACGTTCACCTGTTGGGCTGAGATGGGCGACGCGCAGCGCGAGCGGCTCGACCGTGTCGTGGCGGCGCGAGAACAGGCCGAAGGGGTCTCCCGCAATTACGGCCGCGCCTTAGGCGTGAGCGCTTTCGCCTTGGCGGCGCTGGAGGCCGTGCCGAGCGTCCCGTTCGTGCTGCCCTATGCGCTCTTCTGTCTGGCGGGGTCGGCCGTCGCGCTGCTGGCCTATCTGCAGTTTCGGCGGGCGACCGAACAGCGCGTCGCCCCGCTGATCCGCCGTTCTCCGTTTTCCGCGCTGCCGCCGTTGCTGATCGCCTGCATCGCCGCGAGCTTCATCGTCGCGGTGCTCTTTGCGATCGAACCTCAGAATCGTATTGGGGCGATCGTCGTCGCGGCGTCGACGCTCGTGCTCGGATTCGTTGCCTGGCGAATCGCCGCGGCGCCCGCGCTGCTGCTCGGCGTCGATCCGCAGTACGAATACGCGCTGGACGAACGCCTGCGCCTCGGCCGGGCGCGCAACGTTGCCGTGTTGGCCTGCGCGCCGGTGCTGGTTTTCTCCGCCCTTTCCGAACCCGGGCTACCGGAACAGTACGGCCTTTTCGGAACGGTCGCGATGGCGATTCTCATTGCCGCCTTCGTGGTAGCGCTCGCAGCGAGCATTCTTCCCCACTTCGGACGCGTGCGGGTGGCGTGAGTCCGCTCTATCTGGTCGTCGATGCGGCCTTGGAGACTCCGCCCTACCAACAGCTCGCCGCGCAGATCCGCGCGGCGATCGAGCGAGGAGAGCTGCCGCCGGAGGCACCTTTGCCAACTGTCCGCCAGCTTGCCGGCGATCTCGGCCTCGCACCCAACACCGTGGCGCGCGCGTACGGCGAACTGCAGTCCGAAGGCTGGCTCGTCGGCGATCGGCGACGCGGGACTCGGGTCGCGGGCGAGATCCCCGTCAACCGGCCGGCACGCCTGCGCAGCCTGCGGGAAGCGACGGAGAAATTCGTCACCTCCCTGCGCCACCGCGGCTTTTCGAGTGACGAAATCGCCGTCGAGTTGGCGCGTGCGGGCGTCGCCGGCCAGGAAATTTAGGCGCGCGCCGCTCGCTCGGCATTTGACGCCCCCTGGGCGCCTTGATATAGTTGAGGCTCGGTCCCACCTGCGGGTGAGGCCGTTTCTGTGTCAGCGTGAGGAGCTTGTAGTTTTTGCCGACCATCAACCAATTGGTGCGCCGCGGGCGTGAGAAGACCGAGCAGAAGGTCAAGACCCGGGCATTTCGCGTCATCTTGACGGGGCCCAAGCCGGGCCATCCCGATCTCCCGACGCGACAATTCGAAGTGACCGGCAATCCGCAGCGCCGCGGCGTCTGCACTCAAGTGAAAACGGTTACTCCCAAGAAGCCAAACTCGGCGCTGCGCAAAGTCGCTCGCGTTCGCTTGACCAATGGGGAAGAGGTGACCGCCTATATCCCGGGGATCGGGCACAACCTGCAGGAGCACTCGGTCGTGCTGGTCCGCGGCGGGCGCGTCAAGGATCTGCCGGGCGTCCGCTACCACATTATCCGCGGCACGCTCGATACGGCCGGGACGGCGAACCGCAAACAAGGGCGCTCGAAATACGGCGCCAAGCGCGAGAAAAAGAAGTAAAGGATGCCACGCAAAGGACCCGCTCCCAAACGTCAGATTCTTCCGGACGGCAAGTTCAACTCGAAAGTGCTGGCGCGCTTCATCAATAAGGTGATGCTGCGCGGCAAGAAGTCGACGGCCGAGGGCATCACGTACGGTGCGCTCGATCTCGTCGCCGAGAAGACCGGCCGGGATCCGATGGAAGTTTTTTCACAAGCGCTCTCCAACGCGATGCCGCTGGTCGAGGTTCGTCCGCGGCGCGTCGGCGGCGCCACCTACCAAGTGCCGATGGAAGTGCGTCCCGATCGCCGTCAGGCGATGGCGATGCGCTGGCTGATCGGTTTTGCCCGGGCTCGCGGCGGCCGCTCCATGGAGGAGAAGCTGGCCGGCGAGCTCCTCGACGCGTCCAACAACACCGGCGCGACGATCAAGAAGCGTGAAGACACGCACAAGATGGCCGAAGCGAACAAAGCTTTTGCCCATTATCGCTGGTAGAATTTCAAACTAAGAACACCATGGCTGCTAGGGAATATCCGCTCGAACGCACGAGGAATATCGGCATTGCCGCGCACATCGATGCCGGCAAGACGACCTGTACCGAACGTATCCTCTTCTTTACCGGACGCGTGCACAAGATGGGTGAAGTGCACGACGGCGCGGCGACGATGGACTGGATGGTTCAGGAACAGGAACGCGGCATTACGATCACCTCGGCCGCGACCGCCACGACCTGGCGGGATACGCGCATCAACATCATCGACACGCCGGGGCACGTCGACTTCACCGTCGAGGTCGAGCGCTCCCTGCGCGTGCTCGACGGCTTAGTCGCGCTCTTCGACTCGGTGGCCGCGGTTCAGCCGCAGTCGGAGACCGTCTGGCGTCAAGCGAACAAATATAAGGTTCCGCGCATCGTCTTCGTCAATAAGATGGACCGCATCGGCGCCGACTTCTTCAACGTCGTCGAAAAGATTCGCGAGCGCCTCGGCGCCCGCGCCGTACCGATTCAGGTGCCGATCGGCGCCGAAGATAAGTTTAAGGGCGTCGTCGATCTGTTCACGATGAAGAAGATCGTCTACACCGACGACCTCGGCTCGACGATGGCGCAAGAAGAGGTCGACGGCGAGCTGCGCGAGCTCGCGCTGGAATGGCGCCAGCACCTCGTCGAAGCGATCGCCGAACAGGACGACGAGTTGCTCGAGATCTTCTTCGAGGGCAAAGAGCTGCCGATCGACCGCATGAAGGCGGCGCTGCGCAGGGCGACGATCGAGGGCACGGTGCTGCCGATGCTCTGCGGTTCGGCCTTCAAGAATAAGGGCATTCAGCCGCTGCTCGACGCGGTGGTCGAATACATGCCCTCGCCGCTGGAAGCCAAGCAGATCGTCGGACGCGATCCGAAATCGGGCGGCGAGATCACCCGCAAGGCCGCCGACGCCGAGCCGTTCTGCGCGCTGGCCTTCAAGATCGCGACCGATCCGTACGGCAACCTGACGTATTTCCGCGTCTATTCCGGCGTGCTCAACAAGGGCAGCTACGTGCTCAACTCGCGCTCGGGGCGCAAGGAGCGCATCGGCCGGATCCTGCGGATGCACGCCAACCATCGCGAGGACATCGATTCGATCGGCGCGGGCGACATCGCGGCCGCGGTCGGGCTCTCCGACACGCGCACCGGCGACACCCTGTGCGACGAGAAGTCGCCGATCGCGCTTGAGTCGATCACGTTCCCGGAGCCGGTCATCCACCAGGCGATCGAGCCCAAGAGCAAGGCCGATCAAGACAAGCTCGGCTTGGCGCTGACGCGCCTCGCGCAGGAAGATCCGACCTTCCGGATGCGGACCGACGAAGAGACCCAGCAGACGATCATCGCCGGCATGGGCGAACTGCACCTCGAGATCATCCTCGACCGGCTCCGCCGGGAGTTCAAAGTTGAGGCCAACGTTGGTAAGCCGCAGGTTGCTTACAAAGAAGCGATTACAAAGACCGTTGAAAAGGAAGGCCGTTTCGTGCGGCAGTCGGGCGGCAAGGGCCAGTACGGCGACGTCTGGCTGCGCGTTCAACCGCAGCCCCCGGGAACGGGCTTTGTTTTCGAGTGGAAGATTGTCGGCGGCGCGGTTCCAAAAGAGTACGCCAAGGCGGTTCAGGAAGGCATCCGCGAGTCGGCCCAAAACGGCGTGCTCGCCGGCTTCCCGGTGATGGACTTCAAGGCCGAAGCCTTCGACGGTTCGTTCCACGAGGTCGACTCGTCGGAAATGGCCTTCAAGATTGCCGCCTCGATGGCGTGGAAGGAAGCGAACCGTTCCGCGGGCCCGATCCTGCTCGAGCCGATCATGAAGGTCGAGGTGACGACGCCCAAAGAGTACATGGGCGCCATCAACGGCGACCTCAGCCGGCGCCGCGGCGCGATTCACGCGACCGAAGAGGCACCGGGCGGAGCTCAGGTGATCACGGCGCACGTCCCGCTCTCGGAGATGTTCGGGTACGCTACGGATATGCGCTCGGCAACACAAGGGCGAGCGACGTACACCATGGAGTTCTCGCATTACGAAAAGGCGCCGAAATCCGTCGAAGAAGAGATCGTCGCTAAGGCGGTCGGCAAGAAGTTGGCCCCCGCCTGACCCGAGCACGGTCCGTTGACATTCGCGGGTTTTGCTTGATAATATTCCGGGGTTGTGGCGCCCCCTGCGATGGGGGCGTTTACCGCGTAAGGCGGAAAAGAGGCAACTAATACGCCTGGGTCCGTGTACTAGAGTTTAGCCCCAAGGCGGGGTTTGCGCGGCGTAGTCCGCGCGGGGCGGCAGCCCCAAGGCGTTCCGCGAAGTGGAGCGCGTACTGAAAGGAAAGAGATGGCCAAGCAAAAGTTCGAGCGCACCAAGCCGCACGTAAATATCGGAACGACCGGACACGTCGATCACGGAAAGACGACGTTGACGGCGGCAATCATGCATTGCCTGTCGACCGAAGGGCTCGCGCAAAAAGTCGGCGTCGATCAGATCGACAACGCTCCCGAAGAGAAAGAGCGCGGCATTACGATCGCCATCTCGCACCAGGAGTACGAGACGCCCAAGCGCCACTACGCGCACGTCGATTGTCCCGGCCACGCGGACTACATCAAGAACATGATCACCGGCGCGGCCCAGATGGACGGCGCGGTGCTCGTCGTTGCGGCGACCGACGGTCCGATGCCCCAGACGCGCGAGCACATTCTGCTGATGCGCCAGGTCGGCGTTCCCCGCATCGTCGTCTTCCTGAACAAGGTCGACATGGTCGATGACGAGGAGCTGCTCGAGCTCGTCGAGATGGAGATTCGCGAGCTGCTCTCGAAGTACGATTTCCCTGGCGACGACACGCCGATCATCCGCGGTTCGGCGCTCAAGGCGCTCAACTCGGGCGGCAAGCGCGGCGAGGCGGAAGCCGATCCGATCTTCAAGCTGATGGACACGATCGACGATTACATCCCGCAGCCGGAGCGCCAGGTCGACAAACCGTTCCTGATGCCGGTCGAAGACGTCTTTACGATCACCGGCCGCGGCACGGTCGGCACGGGCCGCGTCGAGCGCGGTCAGGTGAAGGTCGGCGAAGAGGTTGAGATCGTCGGGCTCAAGGAAGAGACGAAGAAGACCGTGGTGACGGGCATCGAGATGTTCCGCAAGCTGCTCGATTCGGGCATCGCCGGCGACAACATCGGCGTACTGCTGCGCGGCGTCGATCGCAACGAGATCGAGCGCGGCCAGGTGCTCGCCAAGCCGGGCTCGGTCAAACCCCACAAGAAGTTCAAAGCCGAGGTCTACGTCCTCTCGAAAGAAGAGGGCGGCCGCCACACGCCGTTCTTCGGAAACTATCGCCCGCAGTTCTACTTCCGCACGACCGACGTCACCGGCACGATCAAGCTGCCCGACGGCGTCGAGATGGTCATGCCCGGCGACAACGTTCAGATGGACGTCGAGCTGATCACCCCGATCGCATGCGAAGAGGGCCTGCGCTTTGCGATCCGCGAGGGCGGCCGCACCGTCGGCGCCGGCGTCGTTACCGCGGTCGCCGAGTAGAGATTTAACTCATGGCGAAACAAATGATCCGCATCCGCCTCAAGGCGTACGACCACAAAGTGCTCGATCAGTCGGCGGAACGGATCGTTGAGACCGCCAAGCGTACCGGCGCGTTCGTTAGCGGGCCGGTCCCGCTGCCGACCGAGATCAACCGTTTCTGCGTGCAGCGCTCGACCAACAACGATAAGAAGTCGCGCGAGCACTTCGAAATGCGCACGCACAAGCGTCTCATCGACATTCTTCAAGCGTCGCCCAAGACGATGGACGCGCTGATGCACCTCGACTTGCCCGCCGGCGTGGATATCGAGCTGAAGGCCTAGCCTTCTCGCTCCCGCCGAGCGTCCCAACGCGCCCGCAAAGAGGAAACCTTCGTTGACGCGTTAACGCGCCTGTGCTACGTTCACCGTACCGAGCAGGTGTAACGGCGGTCTCGAGCCGGTCGTTACCGTGACGCGCTGTTCGTCGTCGGCCTCCGCGAACAGGCCCGCGTCAGCGGATCGGGCCGGGTCAAGCATCCGGCCCGCTCCTCGTTGGCGGTAATGCCCCGTTGCCGGAACGAAGAGCCACGGATGGAAGTGAAGTCGAGCTACATCGGTACCATGATCGGTCTTGCGACGGTGGCCTTCGGCCTGATCGCCGCCGGTGCGTGGAACAAGTTCATCAGCGACGTCATCGCGCTCTTTCTCAAGCCCGGCAGCGGGGTCGTCGCCGAGTTGGTCTATGCGGTCGTGATTACGATCATCGCGATCGTCGTCGTCCAGAGCCTCGCCAAGCTCGCCGAAAAAGAGGCGGAGCTCACGGCGAAGCTTCCGTTCTCGAAGAAGCCGCAGGAGTAGCGCTAGCCCTCCGCAGCGCCGTTCGATCTCTTCGGCGGCCTCCCCGAACGGATTCGGAACGCCAGCTCCGGGCGGTGCTGCAGCGGCGGATAAACGTGCGCCCGCACCTCGAAGCCTTTCTTTTCAAGGCCTAATCCCAGCGCGGCTTGCTGGATGCCGTGCAGGATCGCGGCGTTGAGCGTCTCGTCGGCGACGCTTAAATCCATCAGGCTGTCGATGTGGCGGCTCTTCGTCAGCAGCGTGAGCCGGATCTCACCGGGAATCCGCTGCGACTCTTGCTCTTCGTCGAGGGGATCGTGAAAGACGACGACGTGGCGATCCTCATAGACGACCTCGTTGCCGGCGACGAGGTGCTCCCATGCCTTGCGCTCCTTGATCCAGCGCGGCTGCGCTCCCAGAACGTCGACGGGCGCAATGCCCCGCTTTAAAGCATCCTCGCTCATGCATTTGCCGTTCACCCGTTTTGCAGCGATTGCCTGCCGCCAAAGGACGTTGCTCGCCGCGTCGGAAAGCCAGCCTGACCAATGACACGTTGGCTTTCAGAATTAATCGGCGGTCCCGAGCAGTCGGTGTGGGAAAAGCCCGACCCCAACCACACGTTCCGCGGACGGCTCGACGGTACGCGGGCAAAGGCCGATGAAGTCGTCTACGAAGACGACGAGGTTTTTGCCTTTCGTCACAACATCGACCCGAGCAAAGAGGAATGGTGGGAGATCCACGTCGTCATCATCCCGAAGAAATGGGTCCCGACGATTCTCGATATCTCGCTGGGCGACGCCTACATCTGGCACCGCCTGATCGGCGGCATTCAAAAGGTCGCCCTCTCCTTGGGCCTCTACGAAACGGGTTTTATGATTCGGATGGGCGTCCTGCCTCCGTATCAGCACACGGAGCACGTGCACATCCACATCCTCTCGGGTAAACACCGCTCCACCGTCGTCGACGGGCCGCTTCCGGATGTCAGCTGACGCGCGGCCGTCGCTGACAAGCATCGCGTTCGCCTTTGCCAGCATCTCCGCCACCTCGTTCGGCGGCGGCCAGAAGGCTTCGATCCGCCAACAGGTGCTCGCGCGCGGCTGGATGGACGCCGATGGTTTTCTCGACGGTTTGGAGATCGCGCAGGTGCTGCCCGGGCCGAACCTGCTCAACCTCGCGATCTACTGCGGGCAGAAAGTTCGCGGCGTGCCGGGAGCGCTTGCCGCGTTCTGCGGCGCAAGCGTACCGCCGTTCGTCATCGTACTAATAGCCGGCGCGCTCTACTTTAAATACGCGGCAAATCCGTTCGTCGCGGGCGCTCTGCGCGGCTGCGCCGCCGGCGCGCTCGGATTAACGATCGGCAACGCACTCGAACTGACCTGGGACGAACGCAAGAGCTGGTACGCGATCGCGCTGGTCGCGATTACCGCGGCCGCCGTCTCGCTGCTGCGCATGCCGCTGCTGCTGGTGCTCGTGGTCTTCGGCGGGGCCGGCGTCGTTTTCGAAACGCTGCGAAGCCGGCGAGAAGCACGTGGCTGACACCTTTCATTCGGTGCTGCAGCTGCTCTGGGTCTTCGCGCAGCTCTCGGTGCTGGGCTTCGGCGGCGGAAAAGGGATCATCCCGCAGATGCACACCGACGCGGTGGCGACGCACCACTGGGTTTCGTCGCAGCGGTTCACGCAGTTCTATACGATCGGCAAGCTCGTCCCCGGCCCCACCACGATCTTTGCGGCATTGATCGGCTACGCGGCGACGCCCTCGCGCCCGCTGCTGGGCGCGGCCGTCGCCACTATCGGAATGTTCGTACCCTCCAGCCTGATCATGATTGCGTTTGACGCGCTGTGGCGGCGCTTCGCCGCATCGCCGTGGCGCGCCATCATCTCGCGCGGCCTCGCTCCGGCGATTGTCGGGCTCGTCTGGTCGAGCGTGATGACGATCGCCCGCGGCGCGCCATCGTCGGTTATAGCCTACGTGACGGCGGCGGTGGTGGTCGTACTGATGCTGCGCACGAAGATCAGCGCGCCGCTGCTCATCCTCCTCAGCGGTGGCGTAGGGGTCGTCGCGCTTCGATAAGCGAACGAACGGCGGATGCCCATCGACCTTCACGAGCTCCGTTCGCGCTCGTTCCACGGCACGAAACGCCGCATCTACCATTTGCTCGAGGAGATGGGTACCTCCGGCGATCAGATCTGGCCGTTTGCCTCGCAGCCCTTCATGCGCTCTCCGGGCCCGCTGACGCCGGGGCGTACCGAAGAGTGGCACCTCGGCATCCATAGTATCCTCGAAGAGGCTGTTCCCGAGGAGCGGATCGTGTGGCGCTTTCAAAACGAGGGATTCGACGGCACGCACGCGTTCGTCTTGGGAACGCTGGGGAAGGAGACGGTCGTGGAGTACCGCGTCGATGCGACGCTCTCCGATACCGACGGACGTCTGCTGTGGCGGCGCTTCGAAGATCAGTTCGAACGATCGATCGAAGCCCTCTTCGACAAGCTTGCGCGCGTCCTCAAGCGCTAACCGTCCGTAGCGATGCCTGATCCAGTCGACTTCATCGACGTTTCGGGTTTGCTCTCCGACGAAGAGCGGCTCGTTCGCGACACCGTCCGCGCCTACGTGCGCGAGCGCATCACGCCGCAGGTCGCGCAGTGGTTCGAAGAAGGAATCCTACCGCGCGAACTGGGGCCGGAACTCGGCCGGCTCGGCCTGTTGGGGATGCATCTCGAAGGTTACGGCTGCGCGGGCGCGAGCGCCGTCGCTTATGGCATCGCGTGTCTCGAACTCGAGGCCGGCGACTCGGGCGTGCGCAGCTTCGCCTCGGTGCAGGGGTCGCTTGCGATGTATTCGATCTGGCGCTGGGGTGACGAAGCACAAAAGGAGCGCTGGCTTCCGGCGATGGCGCGCGGCGAAGTCATCGGCTGCTTCGGCCTTACCGAGCCGGATTTCGGCAGCAATCCCGCCGGCATGCGCACCTCCGCGCGGCGCGATGGACCGGACTGGGTCCTCGACGGCACCAAGATGTGGATCACGAACGGATCGATCGCCGATCTGGCGATCGTTTGGGCGCAGACCGCCGACGGCATTCGCGGGTTTATCGTTCCGCGCGACACGCCTGGCTTTAGCGCTTCTGACATTCACAAGAAGCTTTCGCTGCGGGCCTCGGTTACGAGCGAGCTCGCGCTGAACGGATGCCGGCTCCCGGCCGACGCGCTTCTGCCCAACGGCGGAGGACTGGGCGCCCCGCTCTCGTGCCTGAACGAAGCGCGCTACGGAATCATCTGGGGCGCGATGGGCGCCGCACGCAGCTGCTACGAAACGGCGCTGGAGTACGGCAAGACGCGCGTGCAGTTCGACCGGCCGATCGGGGGCTTTCAGCTCACGCAGGCCAAGCTCGTGGACATGCTGCTCGAACTGAACAAAGGTACGCTGCTCGCACTGCATCTTGGCCGCGCGAAGGACGAGCACCGGCTGCATCCCTCGCAGGTCAGCTTCGCGAAGCTCAACAACGTCCGCGAGGCGCTTGCGATCGCTCGCGCGGCGCGCACGATCCTCGGCGCAAACGGCGTGACCCTCGAGTACCCGGTGATCCGGCACATGAACAACCTCGAGTCGGTGCTGACCTACGAGGGAACCAGCGAGATGCACGCGCTGGTCGTCGGCAAAGAAGTTACCGGCATCGCCGCCTTTACATAACCGCAGGCCTACACGTAGTCCGCGAGCTTGAGGTTGACGTCGCGCTCGCCCGTTGCATTGCGCACGTGCAAGTGGACGACGGTGCCCGCCGATCCCGAGAGCAGACCGCGCAGTGCCGCGAGCGACATGCGCGAAG is a genomic window containing:
- a CDS encoding chromate transporter; translation: MADTFHSVLQLLWVFAQLSVLGFGGGKGIIPQMHTDAVATHHWVSSQRFTQFYTIGKLVPGPTTIFAALIGYAATPSRPLLGAAVATIGMFVPSSLIMIAFDALWRRFAASPWRAIISRGLAPAIVGLVWSSVMTIARGAPSSVIAYVTAAVVVVLMLRTKISAPLLILLSGGVGVVALR
- a CDS encoding acyl-CoA dehydrogenase family protein, with protein sequence MPDPVDFIDVSGLLSDEERLVRDTVRAYVRERITPQVAQWFEEGILPRELGPELGRLGLLGMHLEGYGCAGASAVAYGIACLELEAGDSGVRSFASVQGSLAMYSIWRWGDEAQKERWLPAMARGEVIGCFGLTEPDFGSNPAGMRTSARRDGPDWVLDGTKMWITNGSIADLAIVWAQTADGIRGFIVPRDTPGFSASDIHKKLSLRASVTSELALNGCRLPADALLPNGGGLGAPLSCLNEARYGIIWGAMGAARSCYETALEYGKTRVQFDRPIGGFQLTQAKLVDMLLELNKGTLLALHLGRAKDEHRLHPSQVSFAKLNNVREALAIARAARTILGANGVTLEYPVIRHMNNLESVLTYEGTSEMHALVVGKEVTGIAAFT